In one window of Xiphophorus hellerii strain 12219 chromosome 23, Xiphophorus_hellerii-4.1, whole genome shotgun sequence DNA:
- the arl3l1 gene encoding ADP ribosylation factor like GTPase 3, like 1, whose translation MGEAQKGLLSVIEKLKGSTEQEVRIVLLGLDNAGKTTLLKSLASEDVNTITPTQGFNIKSVASHGMKLNVWDIGGQRKIRPFWKKYLENTDLLIYVIDSADKKRFEETGLELSELIDEENLKGVPVLVFANKQDLETASPASEIAEGLNLHTYRDREWQIQACSAVSGEGVQDGMNWICNNIVNKKK comes from the exons ATGGGAGAAGCTCAGAAG GGCTTACTCTCTGTCATAGAGAAACTGAAAGGATCCACAGAGCAGGAGGTCAGGATAGTGCTGCTGGGTTTGGACAACGCAGGCAAGACAACACTGTTGAAAAGCCTTGCCTCAGAAGACGTGAACACCATCACACCAACGCAG GGCTTCAACATAAAGAGCGTGGCCTCTCATGGCATGAAACTCAATGTTTGGGACATTGGAGGACAGAGGAAGATCAGACCGTTTTGGAAGAAGTATCTGGAAAACACAGACCTCTTG attTATGTTATTGACAGCGCAGACAAGAAGAGGTTTGAGGAGACGGGATTG GAGCTGTCTGAGCTGATCgatgaagaaaatttaaaggGCGTTCCAGTGCTCGTCTTCGCTAATAAGCAAGATCTGGAGACAGCGTCACCAGCTAGTGAGATTGCTGAGGGGCTCAACCTGCACACATACCGGGACCGCGAGTGGCAAATTCAGGCATGCTCGGCTGTTTCTGGGGAGGGAGTTCAG GACGGCATGAACTGGATTTGCAACAACATTGTGAACAAGAAGAAGTGA